The following coding sequences are from one Streptomyces sp. NBC_01485 window:
- a CDS encoding roadblock/LC7 domain-containing protein: MTHSIPGTNTLLDQLLTGLVDRVADVNQAVVLSEDGLVVSKSTGFLREDAERLAATASGLMSLSKGVSMDFRGGPVRQALIEMANTYLILTSAGPGAHLVVLAGKNADVGVVAYQMNMLVKKIGEHLSAAPRAHVGPAVRTNGG; the protein is encoded by the coding sequence ATGACACACTCCATCCCCGGCACGAACACCCTGCTCGACCAGTTGCTCACCGGTCTCGTGGACCGGGTCGCCGACGTGAACCAGGCCGTCGTGCTCTCCGAGGACGGGCTGGTGGTCAGCAAGTCCACCGGCTTCCTGCGGGAGGACGCCGAGCGGCTGGCGGCGACCGCGTCCGGCCTGATGAGCCTGAGCAAGGGCGTCAGCATGGACTTCCGCGGCGGCCCGGTGCGCCAGGCCCTCATCGAGATGGCCAACACGTACCTGATCCTGACCTCGGCCGGCCCGGGGGCCCATCTCGTCGTGCTGGCCGGGAAGAACGCGGACGTCGGCGTGGTGGCGTATCAGATGAACATGCTGGTGAAGAAGATCGGCGAGCACCTCAGCGCGGCACCGCGGGCCCATGTCGGTCCCGCCGTCCGCACCAACGGCGGGTGA
- a CDS encoding sensor histidine kinase — protein sequence MSPRTGARRRRLGSIRLSLILLALVPSITLTAMWGVTTTQMFSEGLRLRAQTELSRSTGAMGTEATLALQRERSLSAVWVSTPDGSRAALETQRKQTDAAVAKLAARADDIKRAPARIKDRLYSVVASVGSLEYYRGQVDDPTDITSAQALDQYTSIIDDQIHAFQELSQVDDGDLTSQAGPLVALEHAAELVSEEDLQLTLAGPKQRMDEEEWAAFAQLVNTRRWLVQDQIVPLLNGPAKAQTEKILTSYQWQVLESIENKVLAARAKPSDNGAIVLPDVQKQWRAALIDVSDQYAALIMRQTRTLLQHSADDARDLLIKAGSLSAGGLVALLLCVGMSWRITRSLSRRLHGLRMATLSLAHERLPDVVARLDRGETVDVDSATPQLDYGNDELGQVAKAFNTAQRTAVHTAVELADTRRGFQKVILGIALQSQNLVNLQLSKLDSLERRHQDPDVLSGLYELDSTASQLRRYEENLVIISGGRPGRSWSEPVALVDILRSAVGEVAEYQRVEVHTEEEVCIAPPAVADVIHLLAELIDNATAYSPAPSPVGVRATLVARGLAIEVEDRGLGLSDEDYVSFNAQLAVAPQFDVVALADDLRLGMFVIARLATRHGVSVTLRPSPYGGTTAIVLVPHDIVVREAPGSETPAAGAGRVPVTTGSRSDAARRTAPRAAQTVSAPREREHGQDYGREHGREQRLEHSRSAPERDQPAFPAPDTSDRASDSPPPALEPPAPASPSPTGGTSPAGHAPLPRRTTSKSGSKPAPHGRGVARGVAAATATVRATGPTARPAGLAPLPRRVPQTSLATELREESAAAEGDGFPDDDFNAERAASSLAGFQRGTLRAQTDGDTDADTDAVDFDAGSHVDVPLSGPQDTSAEEAAPGAPVTAAGTAQTPTPKPPTDRS from the coding sequence ATGTCTCCACGGACAGGTGCCCGGCGCCGCCGTCTCGGCTCCATACGTCTCTCCCTGATTCTCCTGGCGCTGGTGCCCAGCATCACCCTCACCGCCATGTGGGGTGTGACGACGACCCAGATGTTCTCGGAGGGGCTGCGGCTGCGCGCGCAGACCGAACTGAGCCGGTCGACCGGCGCCATGGGCACCGAGGCCACGCTCGCGCTGCAACGGGAACGCAGCCTGTCGGCCGTGTGGGTGTCCACCCCGGACGGTTCCCGGGCCGCGCTGGAGACACAGCGCAAGCAGACCGACGCGGCGGTCGCCAAGCTGGCCGCCCGCGCCGACGACATCAAGCGGGCGCCCGCCCGGATCAAGGACCGGCTGTACTCGGTCGTCGCCTCCGTGGGCAGCCTGGAGTACTACCGGGGCCAGGTGGACGATCCCACCGACATCACCTCGGCGCAGGCGCTGGACCAGTACACCTCGATCATCGACGACCAGATCCACGCCTTCCAGGAGCTGTCCCAGGTCGACGACGGCGACCTCACCTCGCAGGCCGGCCCGCTCGTCGCCCTGGAACACGCGGCCGAACTGGTCTCCGAGGAGGACCTGCAGCTCACCCTGGCCGGGCCGAAGCAGCGGATGGACGAGGAGGAGTGGGCCGCGTTCGCGCAGTTGGTGAACACGCGCCGCTGGCTCGTGCAGGACCAGATCGTCCCCTTGCTCAACGGCCCCGCGAAGGCACAGACCGAGAAGATCCTGACGAGCTACCAGTGGCAGGTCCTGGAGTCCATCGAGAACAAGGTGCTCGCGGCCCGGGCGAAGCCGAGCGACAACGGTGCCATCGTGCTGCCGGACGTGCAGAAGCAGTGGCGCGCCGCTCTCATCGACGTCTCCGACCAGTACGCGGCACTCATCATGCGGCAGACCCGCACGCTGCTGCAGCACAGCGCGGACGACGCGCGCGATCTGCTCATCAAGGCCGGCTCGCTGAGCGCCGGCGGTCTCGTCGCCCTGCTGCTGTGCGTCGGCATGTCCTGGCGGATCACCCGCTCGCTGTCCCGGCGGCTGCACGGGCTGCGGATGGCCACGCTGAGCCTGGCGCACGAACGGCTCCCGGACGTGGTCGCCCGGCTGGACCGCGGGGAGACCGTCGACGTGGACTCGGCGACCCCGCAGCTCGACTACGGCAACGACGAACTCGGCCAGGTGGCCAAGGCGTTCAACACGGCGCAGCGCACCGCCGTGCACACCGCGGTCGAACTCGCCGACACCCGGCGCGGTTTCCAGAAGGTCATCCTCGGCATCGCCCTGCAGAGCCAGAACCTGGTCAACCTCCAGCTCAGCAAGCTCGACTCGCTGGAACGCCGGCACCAGGACCCCGACGTCCTGAGCGGCCTGTACGAACTGGACTCCACGGCAAGCCAGTTGCGCCGCTACGAGGAGAACCTCGTCATCATCAGCGGCGGCCGGCCGGGACGTAGCTGGTCGGAGCCGGTGGCGCTGGTCGACATCCTGCGCAGCGCCGTCGGAGAGGTCGCCGAGTACCAGCGGGTGGAGGTGCACACGGAGGAGGAGGTTTGCATCGCGCCGCCCGCCGTGGCCGACGTGATCCATCTGCTCGCCGAGCTCATCGACAACGCGACCGCCTACTCGCCGGCGCCCAGTCCGGTCGGGGTGCGGGCCACGCTGGTGGCCAGGGGCCTGGCGATCGAGGTCGAGGACCGGGGCCTCGGGCTGTCCGACGAGGACTACGTCTCGTTCAACGCGCAGTTGGCGGTCGCTCCGCAGTTCGACGTGGTGGCGCTCGCCGACGACCTGCGGCTGGGCATGTTCGTGATCGCCCGGCTCGCGACGCGGCACGGCGTCTCCGTGACCCTGCGCCCCTCGCCGTACGGCGGCACCACCGCCATCGTCCTGGTCCCGCACGACATCGTGGTCCGCGAGGCCCCCGGTTCCGAAACCCCGGCGGCCGGCGCCGGACGCGTACCCGTGACCACCGGATCCCGGTCGGACGCGGCGCGGCGGACGGCCCCCCGGGCCGCCCAGACCGTGTCCGCCCCCCGGGAGCGGGAGCACGGGCAGGACTACGGACGGGAACACGGGCGGGAACAACGGCTGGAGCACAGCAGGTCCGCCCCCGAGCGGGACCAGCCGGCCTTCCCGGCACCGGACACCTCCGACCGGGCATCCGACTCCCCGCCCCCGGCCCTCGAACCCCCGGCACCCGCCTCGCCGTCCCCGACGGGCGGTACGTCCCCGGCAGGCCACGCCCCGCTCCCGAGGCGTACGACGTCGAAGTCGGGGTCGAAGCCGGCACCGCACGGTCGCGGGGTCGCTCGCGGAGTGGCGGCTGCGACGGCGACGGTCCGGGCCACGGGGCCGACCGCCCGCCCCGCCGGCCTCGCACCGCTGCCCCGCCGGGTCCCGCAGACCAGCCTCGCCACCGAGTTGCGCGAGGAATCCGCGGCCGCCGAGGGAGACGGTTTCCCGGACGACGACTTCAACGCGGAGCGTGCTGCCTCTTCCCTCGCCGGGTTCCAGCGCGGCACGCTGCGAGCACAGACCGACGGCGACACCGACGCCGATACTGACGCCGTCGACTTCGACGCCGGCTCCCACGTCGACGTCCCGCTGTCCGGCCCGCAGGACACGTCCGCCGAGGAGGCAGCCCCCGGAGCGCCGGTCACCGCCGCCGGCACCGCCCAGACCCCCACCCCGAAACCCCCCACCGACCGCTCATGA
- a CDS encoding DUF742 domain-containing protein yields the protein MSVGDEAGRLVRPFTLTGGRTRPSRADFTLITTVTAVDPPPARVPRPQPERARILRLCARPVAVAELAAHLDLPVSVVVIMLCDLLEAGLITARPPRPVTGAGDLDLLQKVRDGLGRI from the coding sequence GTGAGCGTAGGCGACGAAGCGGGCCGGCTCGTCAGGCCGTTCACCCTCACCGGTGGACGGACCCGGCCCAGCCGCGCCGACTTCACGCTCATCACGACGGTGACCGCGGTCGACCCGCCGCCCGCGCGGGTCCCCCGGCCGCAGCCGGAGCGCGCCCGGATCCTGCGGCTGTGCGCCCGGCCGGTCGCCGTGGCGGAGCTCGCGGCCCACCTCGACCTGCCGGTGAGCGTGGTCGTCATCATGCTCTGCGACCTGCTGGAGGCGGGGCTGATCACGGCCCGGCCGCCCCGTCCCGTCACCGGCGCCGGGGACCTGGACCTGCTGCAGAAAGTGAGGGACGGCCTTGGCCGGATCTGA